One part of the Arabidopsis thaliana chromosome 4, partial sequence genome encodes these proteins:
- the bZIP7 gene encoding basic leucine-zipper 7 (basic leucine-zipper 7 (bZIP7); FUNCTIONS IN: DNA binding, sequence-specific DNA binding transcription factor activity; INVOLVED IN: regulation of transcription, DNA-dependent; EXPRESSED IN: 19 plant structures; EXPRESSED DURING: 7 growth stages; CONTAINS InterPro DOMAIN/s: Basic-leucine zipper (bZIP) transcription factor (InterPro:IPR004827), bZIP transcription factor, bZIP-1 (InterPro:IPR011616); BEST Arabidopsis thaliana protein match is: basic leucine-zipper 6 (TAIR:AT2G22850.2); Has 1802 Blast hits to 1800 proteins in 126 species: Archae - 0; Bacteria - 2; Metazoa - 56; Fungi - 25; Plants - 1671; Viruses - 0; Other Eukaryotes - 48 (source: NCBI BLink).), protein MTQKLFIQYSLRSYIVFWKYDQITPWFVHKYQAPTMQFFPFPLLISLISLLEKLLAIMLSTAPAFSFSEPGLVNQFSGFQTGFTPWEWDCSDLFFVDQMSLEPAIPSPCYGESDTGSVKINSGSHDMKTGSDESCAGFVKINPRCDDADISNDLPCSQADEPDSDDTKQLTAITNFGSGENNHNRKKMIQPEMTDERKRKRMESNRESAKRSRMRKQSHIDNLREQVNRLDLENRELGNRLRLVLHQLQRVNSDNNRLVTEQEILRLRLSEMRRILIIRQLQQQQQWELHNRRMIMTEQNHPHLQ, encoded by the coding sequence ATGACTCAAAAGCTGTTTATACAGTATAGTCTACGGTCTTACATCGTATTTTGGAAatatgaccaaattaccccTTGGTTTGTCCATAAATATCAAGCTCCAACAATGCAATTCTTCCCTTTTCCCCTTCTAatttctctcatctctctattagaaaaattattagCAATTATGTTGTCCACTGCACCGGCCTTTTCATTCTCCGAACCGGGTTTGGTTAATCAATTCTCGGGTTTCCAAACCGGGTTCACTCCTTGGGAATGGGATTGCTCTGATCTCTTTTTCGTGGACCAAATGTCTCTTGAACCGGCCATCCCTAGTCCTTGTTATGGTGAATCCGACACTGGTTCCGTCAAAATTAATTCCGGTTCTCATGACATGAAAACCGGTTCTGACGAATCTTGTGCCGGTTTCGTCAAAATTAATCCTCGTTGTGACGACGCCGACATATCAAACGATCTACCGTGCTCTCAAGCAGATGAACCGGACTCGGACGACACAAAACAATTGACAGCCATCACAAATTTCGGTTCGGGAGAGAATAACCATAACCGGAAAAAAATGATCCAACCGGAGATGACCGACGAgcggaagaggaagaggatggAGTCAAACCGGGAATCAGCGAAACGGTCAAGAATGCGTAAACAAAGTCACATTGATAACTTACGAGAGCAAGTAAACCGGTTGGATTTAGAAAACCGTGAGCTCGGGAACCGACTCCGGTTAGTTTTACACCAGCTTCAACGAGTGAATTCCGACAATAACCGGCTCGTGACAGAACAAGAGATACTCCGGCTAAGATTGTCGGAGATGCGTCGGATTCTGATCATTAGACAActtcaacaacagcaacaatgGGAACTACATAACCGGAGAATGATCATGACTGAACAAAACCACCCTCATCTTCAATGA
- the GRF2 gene encoding growth-regulating factor 2 (growth-regulating factor 2 (GRF2); CONTAINS InterPro DOMAIN/s: Glutamine-Leucine-Glutamine, QLQ (InterPro:IPR014978), WRC (InterPro:IPR014977); BEST Arabidopsis thaliana protein match is: growth-regulating factor 1 (TAIR:AT2G22840.1); Has 745 Blast hits to 714 proteins in 55 species: Archae - 0; Bacteria - 0; Metazoa - 33; Fungi - 24; Plants - 532; Viruses - 0; Other Eukaryotes - 156 (source: NCBI BLink).) has translation MDIGVHVLGSVTSNENESLGLKELIGTKQDRSGFIGEDCLQRSLKLARTTTRAEEEENLSSSVAAAYCKTMSFHQGIPLMRSASPLSSDSRRQEQMLSFSDKPDALDFSKYVGLDNSSNNKNSLSPFLHQIPPPSYFRSSGGYGSGGMMMNMSMQGNFTGVKGPFTLTQWAELEQQALIYKYITANVPVPSSLLISIKKSFYPYGSLPPSSFGWGTFHLGFAGGNMDPEPGRCRRTDGKKWRCSRDAVPDQKYCERHINRGRHRSRKPVEVQSGQNQTAAAASKAVTTPQQPVVAGNTNRSNARASSNRSLAIGSQYINPSTESLPNNRGVSIYPSTVNLQPKESPVIHQKHRNNNNPFEFGHISSDSLLNPNTAKTYGSSFLDFSSNQEKHSGNHNHNSWPEELTSDWTQLSMSIPIASSSPSSTHNNNNAQEKTTLSPLRLSRELDLSIQTDETTIEPTVKKVNTWIPISWGNSLGGPLGEVLNSTTNSPTFGSSPTGVLQKSTFCSLSNNSSVSSPIAENNRHNGDYFHYTT, from the exons ATGGATATTGGTGTTCATGTTCTTGGGTCGGTTACTAGTAATGAAAATGAGTCACTTGGTCTAAAAGAGCTTATAGGAACTAAACAAGATAGATCCGGATTCATCGGTGAGGATTGCTTGCAACGAAGCTTGAAGCTAGCAAGAACGACAACTAGagcggaagaagaagaaaacttgtcttcttctgttgCAGCTGCTTATTgcaaaacgatgtcgtttcaCCAAGGCATTCCTCTCATGAGATCTGCTTCTCCTCTTTCCTCTGATTCTCGCCGTCAAGAACAAATGCTTAGCTTCTCAGATAAACCAGACGCTCTTGATTTCAGTAAATATGTCGGTTTGGATAATAGCAGTAATAACAAGAACTCTCTCTCGCCGTTTCTTCACCAGATTCCTCCACCTTCTTACTTTAGAAGCTCAG GAGGATATGGTTCTGGTGGAATGATGATGAACATGAGCATGCAAGGGAACTTCACAGGTGTTAAAGGACCTTTTACATTGACTCAATGGGCTGAGTTAGAGCAACAGGCGTTGATCTATAAGTACATCACAGCCAATGTCCCTGTTCCTTCTAGTTTGCTCATCTCTATCAAGAAGTCTTTTTATCCTTACGGATCTTTGCCTCCTAGTTCCT TCGGATGGGGAACTTTCCATCTCGGTTTCGCAGGCGGTAACATGGACCCTGAGCCAGGGAGATGCCGCAGAACAGATGGGAAGAAATGGCGGTGCTCAAGAGACGCCGTTCCTGATCAGAAATACTGTGAAAGACACATCAACAGAGGCCGTCATCGTTCAAGAAAGCCTGTGGAAGTCCAATCTGGCCAAAACCAAACCGCCGCTGCTGCATCCAAAGCGGTTACTACACCACAACAGCCTGTTGTCGCTGGTAATACTAACAGAAGCAATGCCCGTGCATCAAGCAACCGCAGCCTCGCCATTGGAAGTCAATATATCAATCCTTCTACAGAATCTTTACCTAACAACAG AGGAGTTTCGATATATCCTTCCACCGTCAACTTACAACCCAAGGAATCTCCGGTTATTCATCAGaaacacagaaacaacaacaaccctTTTGAGTTTGGACACATATCCTCTGATTCGTTACTCAACCCGAATACCGCAAAGACCTATGGATCATCGTTCTTGGATTTCAGCAGCAACCAAGAGAAGCATTCAGGGAATCACAATCACAATTCTTGGCCTGAAGAGCTGACATCAGATTGGACACAGCTCTCAATGTCAATTCCAATAGCATCATCATCCCCTTCCTCcacacacaacaacaacaatgctcaagaaaaaacaacactCTCGCCTCTCAGGCTATCCCGCGAGCTTGACCTATCGATCCAAACCGATGAAACAACAATCGAGCCTACTGTGAAAAAGGTGAATACTTGGATACCAATCTCATGGGGAAACTCCTTAGGAGGTCCTCTAGGTGAAGTACTAAACAGTACAACGAATAGTCCAACATTTGGATCTTCTCCTACAGGGGTTTTGCAAAAGTCCACATTTTGTTCACTCTCTAACAACAGCTCCGTGAGCAGCCCCATTGCAGAGAACAACAGACACAATGGCGATTACTTTCATTACACAACCTGA
- the ANT gene encoding Integrase-type DNA-binding superfamily protein (AINTEGUMENTA (ANT); CONTAINS InterPro DOMAIN/s: DNA-binding, integrase-type (InterPro:IPR016177), Pathogenesis-related transcriptional factor/ERF, DNA-binding (InterPro:IPR001471); BEST Arabidopsis thaliana protein match is: Integrase-type DNA-binding superfamily protein (TAIR:AT1G72570.1); Has 7251 Blast hits to 5191 proteins in 264 species: Archae - 0; Bacteria - 9; Metazoa - 18; Fungi - 8; Plants - 7086; Viruses - 4; Other Eukaryotes - 126 (source: NCBI BLink).): MKSFCDNDDNNHSNTTNLLGFSLSSNMMKMGGRGGREAIYSSSTSSAATSSSSVPPQLVVGDNTSNFGVCYGSNPNGGIYSHMSVMPLRSDGSLCLMEALNRSSHSNHHQDSSPKVEDFFGTHHNNTSHKEAMDLSLDSLFYNTTHEPNTTTNFQEFFSFPQTRNHEEETRNYGNDPSLTHGGSFNVGVYGEFQQSLSLSMSPGSQSSCITGSHHHQQNQNQNHQSQNHQQISEALVETSVGFETTTMAAAKKKRGQEDVVVVGQKQIVHRKSIDTFGQRTSQYRGVTRHRWTGRYEAHLWDNSFKKEGHSRKGRQVYLGGYDMEEKAARAYDLAALKYWGPSTHTNFSAENYQKEIEDMKNMTRQEYVAHLRRKSSGFSRGASIYRGVTRHHQHGRWQARIGRVAGNKDLYLGTFGTQEEAAEAYDVAAIKFRGTNAVTNFDITRYDVDRIMSSNTLLSGELARRNNNSIVVRNTEDQTALNAVVEGGSNKEVSTPERLLSFPAIFALPQVNQKMFGSNMGGNMSPWTSNPNAELKTVALTLPQMPVFAAWADS, encoded by the exons atgAAGTCTTTTTGtgataatgatgataataatcATAGCAACACGACTAATTTGTTAGGGTTCTCATTGTCTTCAAATATGATGAAAATGGGAGGTAGAGGAGGTAGAGAAGCTATTTACtcatcttcaacttcttcagctgcaacttcttcttcttctgttccaCCTCAACTTGTTGTTGGTGACAACACTAGCAACTTTGGTGTTTGCTATGGATCTAACCCAAATGGAGGAATCTATTCTCACATGTCTGTGATGCCACTCAGATCTGATGGTTCTCTTTGCTTAATGGAAGCTCTCAACAGATCTTCTCACTCGAATCACCATCAAG ATTCATCTCCAAAGGTGGAGGATTTCTTTGGGACCCATCACAACAACACAAGTCACAAAGAAGCCATGGATCTTAGCTTAGATAGTTTATTCTACAACACCACTCATGAGCCCAACACGACTACAAACTTTCAAGAGTTCTTTAGCTTCCCTCAAACCAGAAACCATGAGGAAGAAACTAGAAATTACGGGAATGACCCTAGTTTGACACATGGAGGGTCTTTTAATGTAGGGGTATATGGGGAATTTCAACAGTCACTGAGCTTATCCATGAGCCCTGGGTCACAATCTAGCTGCATCACTGGCtctcaccaccaccaacaaaaccaaaaccaaaaccaccAAAGCCAAAACCACCAGCAGATCTCTGAAGCTCTTGTGGAGACAAGCGTTGGGTTTGAGACGACGACAATGGCGGctgcgaagaagaagaggggaCAAGAGGATGTTGTAGTTGTTGGTCAGAAACAGATTGTTCATAGAAAATCTATCGATACTTTTGGACAACGAACTTCTCAATACCGAGGCGTTACAAg ACATAGATGGACTGGTAGATATGAAGCTCATCTATGGGACAATAGTTTCAAGAAGGAAGGTCACAGTAGAAAAGGAAGACAAG tTTATCTGG GAGGTTATGATATGGAGGAGAAAGCTGCTCGAGCATATGATCTTGCTGCACTCAAGTACTGGGGTCCCTCTACTCACACCAATTTCTCT GCGGAGAATTATCagaaagagattgaagacATGAAGAACATGACTAGACAAGAATATGTTGCACATTTGAGAAGGAAGAGCAGTGGTTTCTCTAGGGGTGCTTCCATCTATAGAGGAGTCACAAG ACATCACCAGCATGGAAGGTGGCAAGCACGGATTGGTAGAGTCGCTGGAAACAAAGATCTCTACCTTGGAACTTTTG GAACCCAAGAAGAAGCTGCAGAAGCTTACGATGTAGCAGCAATTAAGTTCCGTGGCACAAATGCTGTGACTAACTTTGATATCACGAGGTACGATGTTGATCGTATCATGTCTAGTAACACACTCTTGTCTGGAGAGTTAGCGCGAAGGAACAACAACAGCATTGTCGTCAGGAATACTGAAGACCAAACCGCTCTAAATGCTGTTGTGGAAGGTGGTTCCAACAAAGAAGTCAGTACTCCCGAGAGACTCTTGAGTTTTCCGGCGATTTTCGCGTTGCCTCAAGTTAATCAAAAGATGTTCGGATCAAATATGGGCGGAAATATGAGTCCTTGGACATCAAACCCTAATGCTGAGCTTAAGACCGTCGCTCTTACTTTGCCTCAGATGCCGGTTTTCGCTGCTTGGGCTGATTCTTGA
- the PSK6 gene encoding phytosulfokine 6 precursor (phytosulfokine 6 precursor (PSK6); FUNCTIONS IN: growth factor activity; INVOLVED IN: cell proliferation, cell differentiation, organ morphogenesis; LOCATED IN: extracellular matrix; CONTAINS InterPro DOMAIN/s: Phytosulfokine (InterPro:IPR009438); BEST Arabidopsis thaliana protein match is: phytosulfokine 2 precursor (TAIR:AT2G22860.1); Has 132 Blast hits to 132 proteins in 26 species: Archae - 0; Bacteria - 0; Metazoa - 0; Fungi - 0; Plants - 132; Viruses - 0; Other Eukaryotes - 0 (source: NCBI BLink).) gives MANLSTLITIALLLCATMLTCSARPEPAYFASFTTSPADTLSLEMIESKLHEVAGESCDKEDDEDCLVRRTLTAHLDYIYTHKNNHH, from the exons ATGGCAAATCTCTCTACTTTGATCACGATAGCTCTCCTCCTTTGCGCCACCATGCTAACGTGCAGCGCCCGCCCTGAACCTGCCTACTTCGCCTCCTTCACAACCTCTCCGGCGGATACACTTAGTCTG GAAATGATAGAATCAAAATTACATGAGGTGGCGGGAGAGAGCTGCGATaaagaagacgacgaagatTGCTTGGTGAGAAGAACATTGACGGCTCATCTTGATTATATCTACACACATAAGAATAATCATCATTAA
- a CDS encoding VQ motif-containing protein, giving the protein MEATSQQFMSQSYLNAQETTTRATKNYLTSLHSTRKQPSKPLKRPAISSPLNPMHPHVYRVEPVNFKVLVQRLTGAPEHETVQAKPLKTSDDAAKQSSSSFAFDPSSSWGDFSFQNPANISRW; this is encoded by the coding sequence ATGGAAGCAACATCACAACAATTTATGTCTCAGAGTTACCTTAACGCTCAAGAAACCACCACAAGGGCAACGAAAAATTACCTAACTTCGCTCCATTCGACACGTAAACAACCTTCAAAGCCCTTGAAGAGGCCTGCAATATCATCACCTTTGAATCCAATGCATCCTCATGTCTACCGAGTCGAGCCAGTAAACTTCAAAGTGTTGGTTCAGAGGCTAACCGGTGCACCTGAGCACGAGACTGTGCAGGCTAAACCGCTCAAGACTTCGGATGATGCAGCAAAGCAGAGTTCTTCGTCATTTGCGTTTgatccatcatcatcttggGGAGATTTCTCATTCCAAAATCCTGCAAATATTTCCAGATGGTAG